One part of the Ornithodoros turicata isolate Travis chromosome 2, ASM3712646v1, whole genome shotgun sequence genome encodes these proteins:
- the LOC135384534 gene encoding uncharacterized protein LOC135384534, producing the protein MHLLCLGVMRRFLHAWVNGPRPYCVTQSQKTELSFRLISSAKYFPKAFQRKPRGVEELERWKATEYRNFFIYVGPVVLKGILKDELYAHLLYLFVAARILASPGMCRTQHDYARQLLEYFSQECAHLYGAQSVVYNVHSIIHLAGECKVYGHLDSFSAFPFESYLGKIKKLLRSTNNPLSQLSRRVSECSQVDLLKTPRAECNVEVNSTYILSGGALVYVEAVNGNEVCCASLPQKRAFFTKPLQSTTLNVFRTDKACTRNRWCHVTVFNNAKQCLKLDYKSGHVIMPLMHL; encoded by the coding sequence ATGCATTTGTTATGCCTCGGTGTAATGCGTCGATTCCTTCACGCGTGGGTTAATGGTCCACGACCTTATTGTGTGACACAATCACAGAAGACTGAGCTCAGCTTTAGGCTCATATCTAGTGCCAAATATTTTCCAAAAGCGTTCCAACGAAAGCCTCGTGGTGTTGAAGAACTAGAAAGGTGGAAAGCCACAGAATACAGAAATTTTTTTATCTACGTTGGACCTGTTGTCCTCAAGGGTATCTTGAAGGATGAGCTGTACGCTCACCTCCTGTATCTCTTCGTGGCTGCAAGAATCCTTGCTTCACCTGGAATGTGTCGTACTCAGCACGATTATGCCAGACAACTGCTTGAGTACTTCTCGCAAGAGTGTGCACATCTATACGGTGCACAAAGTGTGGTGTACAATGTCCACTCCATCATTCATCTTGCAGGCGAGTGCAAAGTGTATGGACATCTCGATAGCTTCAGTGCTTTTCCATTTGAGTCCTACTTGGGCAAGATTAAAAAACTTCTGCGAAGCACAAATAACCCATTGTCCCAACTTAGCCGCCGTGTTTCGGAGTGCAGCCAGGTTGATCTGTTGAAGACGCCAAGAGCAGAATGTAATGTTGAGGTGAATTCTACGTACATTCTTAGTGGAGGAGCACTGGTGTATGTGGAAGCGGTAAATGGAAATGAGGTGTGTTGTGCCTCCCTGCCTCAGAAGCGTGCCTTTTTTACCAAGCCCCTGCAATCTACGACTTTGAATGTGTTTCGAACTGACAAGGCTTGTACTCGGAACAGATGGTGTCATGTGACTGTTTTCAATAATGCAAAACAATGCCTTAAGCTGGACTACAAGTCAGGCCACGTGATAATGCCACTTATGCATTTGTAG